Proteins encoded within one genomic window of Lysinibacillus louembei:
- a CDS encoding YlmC/YmxH family sporulation protein gives MLLSELADKELIEMQNGVRYGFLADTECLFEPTTGKIIGFELMPQTKLMFQKRKAGAAFIPWEEIALIGEDRILFNKTTTTFRSYEQ, from the coding sequence ATGCTTTTATCAGAGCTTGCTGACAAAGAGTTAATTGAAATGCAAAATGGTGTTCGCTATGGCTTTTTAGCGGATACAGAATGCTTGTTTGAGCCGACGACAGGAAAGATTATCGGCTTTGAGCTAATGCCACAAACAAAGCTTATGTTTCAAAAAAGAAAAGCAGGGGCAGCGTTTATACCTTGGGAGGAGATCGCCTTGATTGGTGAGGATCGAATTTTGTTTAATAAAACGACAACAACATTTAGAAGCTATGAGCAATGA
- a CDS encoding M16 family metallopeptidase: MTVQVTTCKNGVRIVSEQLSHVRSLSVGIWVNAGSRYELPKENGITHFIEHMLFKGTTTRSARQIAELFDRIGGEINAFTSKENTCYYAKVLDHHAELAVTVLADMFFNSTLTAEDIERERQVVLEEIYMSEDAPDDDVHEKLWAVMYPNDALGRPILGTAETLATFDEAMIRHYMAKHYSPQNVVISVAGNITEGLLATIEQLFGQFQASAEAVEPTLSYPIFTAGEIIKERDIEQAHVAISFPAIGVKNPDIYSLIALNNIIGGNMSSRLFQEVREERGLAYSIYSYQTSYEDVGSLTVYGSTSKQQLSQMQHTIDATLLDIVAGGITELELENAKEQLKGSFVLGLESSEDHMNRNGLNELIHQRHRSVDEVLASIDAISMDTINELITDILLQEPAIAIIGPEK, from the coding sequence ATGACAGTGCAAGTAACAACGTGTAAAAATGGTGTGCGCATCGTATCAGAGCAACTTTCGCATGTACGCTCACTTTCAGTTGGTATATGGGTCAATGCAGGCTCTCGCTATGAGCTACCCAAAGAAAACGGTATTACTCATTTTATTGAGCATATGCTATTCAAAGGAACGACGACGAGATCAGCAAGGCAAATTGCGGAGCTATTTGACCGAATTGGTGGCGAAATTAACGCCTTCACCTCAAAGGAAAATACATGTTATTATGCCAAGGTGTTAGACCATCACGCTGAGCTAGCTGTAACGGTATTAGCCGATATGTTCTTTAATTCAACACTTACAGCAGAGGATATTGAGCGTGAGCGTCAAGTTGTATTAGAGGAAATTTATATGAGTGAGGATGCACCAGATGATGATGTACATGAAAAGCTATGGGCTGTCATGTACCCAAATGATGCATTAGGGCGTCCAATTTTAGGGACAGCTGAAACATTAGCAACTTTTGATGAAGCAATGATTCGTCATTATATGGCAAAGCATTATAGTCCACAAAATGTTGTTATTTCTGTAGCAGGCAATATAACAGAAGGGCTATTAGCAACGATTGAGCAGCTATTTGGACAGTTTCAAGCGAGCGCTGAAGCAGTGGAGCCAACTTTATCTTATCCCATCTTCACAGCTGGTGAAATCATCAAAGAACGAGATATTGAGCAGGCACATGTAGCCATTTCCTTCCCAGCAATTGGCGTGAAAAATCCTGATATTTATAGCTTAATTGCACTGAATAATATTATCGGCGGCAATATGAGCTCAAGGCTATTTCAAGAAGTACGTGAGGAGCGTGGCTTAGCTTACTCTATTTATTCTTACCAAACATCGTATGAGGATGTTGGCTCATTAACAGTTTACGGCAGCACGAGCAAGCAGCAGTTAAGCCAAATGCAGCATACAATTGATGCAACATTGCTTGATATCGTTGCAGGAGGCATTACAGAGCTAGAGCTGGAAAATGCTAAAGAGCAATTAAAAGGTAGCTTTGTGTTAGGTCTTGAAAGCTCAGAGGATCATATGAATCGCAATGGATTGAATGAATTAATTCATCAGCGTCATCGCTCTGTCGATGAAGTGCTTGCGTCTATCGATGCGATTTCGATGGACACAATTAATGAATTAATTACTGATATTTTATTGCAGGAGCCAGCAATTGCAATTATTGGACCAGAAAAATAA